One window of Nitrospirota bacterium genomic DNA carries:
- a CDS encoding transglycosylase domain-containing protein translates to MSSIRLRNHLKNSRRFRRLSLYFALGIIALIIYEWRTSFIQSWVYSNYARKLQFTLGSGPSPSIVFPEKGPFDERRGYVSIPAFVINLEKNNYEIIRQARFSPALEKAVRDGITPPYKEKNVAGLSILDRLGMPLYESIPSERIYASFEDIPEDIIKILLFIENRELLKPAGDTQNPVFEWNRMAKAGIQYVGNKIGLPIAVEGGSTLATQLEKYQHSQGGRTAGAKEKILQITSASIKAYRSGRDTTVSRREIVTDYINTMPLASAAGYGEVNGLGEGLLAWFGTDIREASDILRLKESPSSDLKLRAETFKKVMALFLAVKAPTDYLVKNRQALLQRIDHFTGLMLKEGEITPEFHDALKSLPLEFRTGRMNVTKAPFAESKAPNAVRYHLLKVLNLPGFYDLGRLDLTVNSTLDADIQKKVANMLGQLSDKEFVMSAGLSQERMLKHGDLKNMIYSVLLYEKTPSGNALRVQADNLDKPLDINEGVKLDLGSTAKLRTLAHYLQIISEAYEKMSGQTPEALRNAPSLHKDPISRWIAEELSARPGLSLSQVLEAAMERRYSGNPSEVFFTGGGQHRFENFNKDDNSRVMTVYEGLRNSVNLVFVRLMRDIVSYHTARLDIDTAVVMKDQKDAKRKELLTIAADKESRDLLSGFVEKYKDVPLNRAIKKLHRHPLELWTIGYLEAHPQAQWQELVQASAVEREQSSAWLFSPRNKHAQDIRIRILIEEMAFGEIHKGWQKLGYPFDSLVPSYATSIGSSADRPSALAELMGIIVNDGLRMPALKVTSLNFAKDTPYETELFLKPVAGERVMSTEVAGILKKALAGVVEGGTARAVSGAFKGTDGSPLAVGGKTGSGDNRFETFGKGGTLISSRVVNRTATFVFYIGGRHYGVITAFMPGEEAADYSFTSSLPVNILRLLAPGLKPMILTDK, encoded by the coding sequence ATGTCATCAATTAGGCTGCGCAACCATCTCAAGAACTCCAGGCGGTTTCGTCGTCTTTCGCTTTACTTCGCGTTAGGTATTATTGCCCTGATAATCTACGAATGGCGTACCTCTTTTATTCAATCATGGGTTTATTCAAACTATGCCAGAAAATTGCAATTCACACTCGGTTCCGGCCCCAGCCCGAGTATTGTTTTTCCTGAGAAAGGCCCTTTTGACGAAAGACGCGGTTATGTAAGTATCCCTGCATTTGTCATCAATCTGGAGAAAAACAATTATGAAATAATCCGTCAGGCCCGCTTCAGCCCGGCCCTTGAAAAGGCTGTCAGGGACGGCATAACTCCTCCATATAAAGAAAAGAATGTGGCCGGGTTGAGCATACTTGACAGGCTGGGCATGCCTCTCTATGAAAGCATCCCGAGCGAAAGGATATATGCCAGCTTTGAGGATATACCCGAGGACATTATCAAGATACTGCTCTTTATTGAAAACCGCGAGCTGTTAAAGCCGGCAGGGGATACACAGAATCCTGTCTTTGAGTGGAACCGCATGGCAAAGGCCGGAATCCAGTATGTCGGGAACAAGATCGGCCTGCCTATAGCGGTTGAAGGCGGAAGCACCCTGGCCACGCAGCTTGAGAAGTATCAGCATTCTCAGGGAGGACGTACTGCCGGGGCGAAAGAAAAGATACTCCAGATAACTTCCGCAAGCATCAAGGCTTACAGGTCAGGACGCGATACTACGGTCTCCAGGAGGGAGATCGTGACTGATTATATTAATACGATGCCGCTGGCATCAGCAGCCGGATACGGTGAGGTCAACGGGCTTGGTGAGGGCTTATTGGCGTGGTTTGGCACAGATATCAGGGAGGCGTCTGATATCCTGCGTTTAAAGGAAAGCCCCTCTTCTGATCTGAAATTGCGCGCCGAGACATTCAAAAAAGTCATGGCACTTTTTCTTGCGGTGAAGGCACCGACCGATTATCTTGTAAAAAACAGACAGGCACTATTGCAGAGGATAGATCACTTTACAGGCCTGATGCTGAAGGAAGGCGAGATCACCCCTGAATTTCATGATGCGCTGAAGTCCCTCCCCCTTGAATTCAGGACAGGCAGGATGAATGTGACGAAGGCGCCTTTTGCCGAAAGCAAAGCTCCGAACGCTGTCAGATATCATCTTCTCAAGGTGCTGAACTTACCCGGCTTTTATGATCTGGGCCGTCTGGACCTGACTGTTAACAGTACGCTGGATGCGGATATTCAGAAAAAAGTCGCGAATATGCTTGGACAGCTCTCTGACAAGGAATTTGTAATGTCTGCGGGGCTGTCTCAGGAGCGTATGCTGAAGCACGGCGACCTGAAAAACATGATCTATAGTGTTCTTCTATATGAGAAAACACCTTCCGGCAACGCACTAAGGGTGCAGGCTGACAATCTGGACAAGCCTCTGGATATAAATGAAGGCGTAAAACTGGATCTTGGTTCAACGGCAAAGTTAAGGACACTTGCGCATTATCTCCAGATAATATCCGAGGCATACGAAAAGATGTCCGGCCAGACCCCTGAGGCGCTGAGAAATGCCCCCTCTCTTCATAAAGACCCTATCTCCAGATGGATAGCTGAAGAGCTTTCAGCGAGACCGGGACTGTCCCTGTCGCAGGTTCTTGAGGCAGCTATGGAGAGAAGATATTCCGGTAATCCGTCTGAGGTATTTTTTACCGGAGGAGGGCAGCACAGGTTTGAGAATTTCAACAAAGACGATAACAGCAGGGTAATGACGGTTTATGAAGGGCTGAGAAATTCCGTCAATCTCGTCTTTGTACGCCTGATGCGTGATATTGTTTCTTATCATACGGCGCGACTGGACATTGATACCGCAGTTGTAATGAAAGACCAGAAAGATGCAAAGCGAAAGGAGCTTCTCACCATTGCTGCTGACAAAGAGTCGCGTGATTTGCTTTCCGGATTCGTGGAAAAGTATAAAGATGTACCGCTTAACCGGGCTATTAAAAAACTACACAGACATCCGCTTGAACTTTGGACGATAGGTTATTTGGAGGCACACCCTCAGGCGCAATGGCAGGAGTTAGTGCAGGCCAGTGCAGTTGAAAGAGAACAATCCAGCGCATGGCTTTTTTCACCGCGCAACAAACATGCCCAGGATATCAGGATCAGGATACTGATCGAAGAAATGGCATTTGGGGAGATACACAAGGGATGGCAAAAACTCGGGTACCCGTTTGACTCTCTGGTTCCATCATATGCCACTTCTATAGGCAGTTCGGCAGACCGGCCAAGCGCGCTTGCAGAGCTTATGGGGATTATAGTAAATGACGGGCTGCGTATGCCGGCGCTCAAGGTGACATCGCTTAACTTTGCAAAGGACACCCCGTATGAGACCGAACTTTTCCTGAAGCCGGTTGCGGGTGAAAGGGTCATGTCAACGGAAGTAGCAGGGATCCTGAAGAAAGCTCTGGCAGGAGTTGTTGAAGGCGGCACGGCACGCGCTGTTTCAGGCGCATTTAAAGGGACTGACGGCAGCCCTTTGGCAGTTGGGGGCAAGACCGGTTCAGGTGACAACCGGTTTGAAACATTTGGAAAGGGCGGAACCCTTATCAGTTCAAGAGTGGTAAACAGGACAGCCACCTTTGTTTTTTATATAGGTGGCCGCCATTATGGTGTTATCACGGCATTCATGCCTGGTGAGGAAGCTGCGGATTATTCCTTTACCAGTTCTTTGCCTGTGAATATTCTGCGCCTTCTGGCGCCAGGATTGAAGCCGATGATCCTGACTGATAAATAA
- a CDS encoding HAMP domain-containing protein: MIQDRLFKSSLHKKLVAMMLFLSLSLISILIFLYSQSEKAIFNEFERQTAELSKAIQIGMEEATSSGITDEKRLQGFLGKLNAKGVKEISVISTSDKIISSTNPKDVGKWISKSKKELIFKAELGEPVTGEDQGYNVMIPVVSGDKQMGYINLTLNTEDFSVFLQTSMIRRIVAASIIFGIGAILAVFFAKRYTKPIEEVVTAAQRVALGDLDQELHTGRKDEIGELARSFNYMVGKLRDQREMTEKLRKAEHLAGIGQFAQNIAHEIKNPLNFINLSIDHMRETAKPSDPVQAEKFDSLITNMKGEIQRVSRFAESFLEYGRPFELNRRKTKMETVIDEVVELVSVKAQMENIQIHKEYRKIPELNIDPEFIKTCIYNIIINSLEAMPDGGVLTIMAGMAGSNFSLAVKDTGIGVNKDMMDKVFEPFLTTKSKGLGLGLAFTKRIIEEHGGKVVFESTEGKGSTLTFILPVEKEH, from the coding sequence ATGATACAAGACAGATTATTTAAATCGTCTCTTCACAAAAAACTCGTGGCAATGATGCTTTTTCTCAGCCTGAGCCTGATATCAATACTTATATTTCTGTATTCCCAGTCAGAGAAAGCGATATTCAATGAGTTTGAAAGACAGACGGCCGAGCTTTCAAAGGCGATACAGATCGGCATGGAGGAGGCCACGAGCAGCGGCATAACAGATGAAAAACGCCTGCAGGGCTTTCTTGGCAAGCTGAATGCAAAAGGTGTAAAGGAGATATCTGTTATCAGCACGTCAGACAAGATCATCTCCAGCACAAACCCGAAGGATGTGGGCAAGTGGATATCGAAGAGTAAAAAAGAATTGATATTCAAGGCTGAGCTGGGGGAACCTGTCACAGGAGAGGATCAGGGGTACAATGTAATGATCCCGGTTGTTTCAGGCGACAAACAAATGGGTTATATCAATCTGACATTGAATACTGAGGACTTCTCTGTATTTCTCCAGACCAGTATGATCAGAAGGATAGTAGCCGCCTCTATCATATTCGGGATAGGAGCTATTCTGGCTGTTTTTTTTGCAAAGCGATACACAAAGCCGATAGAGGAAGTTGTTACAGCGGCGCAGAGGGTTGCGCTCGGCGACCTTGATCAGGAGCTTCATACAGGCAGAAAGGATGAAATAGGGGAACTGGCAAGGAGCTTTAACTACATGGTCGGGAAATTGCGGGATCAGAGGGAGATGACAGAAAAACTTAGAAAGGCGGAGCATCTTGCTGGCATAGGCCAGTTCGCCCAGAATATAGCGCACGAGATCAAGAATCCTTTGAACTTCATTAACCTTTCTATTGACCATATGAGGGAGACTGCAAAACCTTCAGATCCTGTTCAGGCGGAAAAGTTTGATTCTCTTATTACGAATATGAAAGGCGAGATACAGCGTGTAAGCAGGTTTGCCGAAAGCTTTCTTGAATACGGCAGGCCCTTTGAACTGAACCGCCGAAAGACTAAAATGGAAACAGTAATTGATGAGGTCGTTGAGCTTGTATCGGTAAAGGCTCAAATGGAGAATATACAGATACATAAAGAGTACCGGAAGATACCGGAGCTTAATATTGACCCTGAATTTATCAAAACATGTATTTACAATATCATTATCAATTCACTTGAGGCGATGCCTGACGGGGGCGTTCTTACGATTATGGCAGGGATGGCAGGTTCAAATTTCTCTCTTGCTGTGAAAGACACAGGAATCGGCGTTAACAAGGATATGATGGATAAGGTCTTTGAACCCTTTTTGACTACAAAGAGCAAAGGCCTGGGACTTGGGCTTGCGTTTACAAAAAGGATTATTGAAGAGCATGGCGGCAAGGTTGTGTTTGAAAGTACGGAAGGCAAGGGCAGTACCTTAACATTCATTCTGCCTGTAGAGAAGGAGCATTAG
- a CDS encoding sigma-54-dependent Fis family transcriptional regulator, which translates to MPVILVVDDEPLQRDILKTILESEGYEAHTAASGEEALGVIKKFQPEVILTDLRMKGMDGIEFMEAVPQEPFKPSVIIITAHGTISSAVEAVRKGAFDYLTKPIDKNSLLLTVRRAVERASLLKENMLLHKELFSKFKIEGIVGKSEKMQKAMEIVKKVAPSSATVFIRGESGTGKELAARAIHYNSLRKTKPFIALNCASIPENLFESELFGYEPGAFTGANTRKEGLFELANGGTLFLDEIGDLPLVTQSKLLRVFQDKEIRRIGSKVTIKIDVRIITATNKDMEKEIAAGHFREDMYYRLKVVTIYLPPLRERIEDIPELVDFFLKKYNKEFGKRIKSVEPAVLNAFSRYQWPGNIRQIESVIERAVLMNDTGSINLRDIKGELEFVDNKESSAAFDLPPEGINFEKMEKELISKAMDRSGGVASKAAKLLGMSYKTFLYRLEKHNIESAPS; encoded by the coding sequence ATGCCGGTCATACTTGTTGTTGACGATGAGCCGCTTCAGAGGGATATCCTTAAGACGATATTGGAATCAGAAGGGTATGAGGCGCATACCGCTGCTTCCGGCGAAGAGGCGCTCGGAGTCATTAAAAAGTTCCAGCCTGAGGTCATACTCACTGACCTAAGGATGAAAGGCATGGATGGGATCGAGTTCATGGAGGCTGTTCCCCAGGAGCCTTTTAAGCCTTCTGTAATTATTATTACCGCGCATGGCACCATATCATCTGCTGTTGAGGCTGTCAGGAAAGGTGCCTTTGATTATCTTACAAAACCGATAGACAAGAACAGCCTGCTGCTGACCGTCAGAAGAGCGGTTGAGAGGGCATCTCTGCTGAAAGAGAATATGCTCCTCCATAAGGAGCTTTTCAGCAAATTCAAGATCGAAGGCATTGTCGGAAAGTCAGAGAAGATGCAAAAGGCGATGGAGATAGTAAAAAAAGTCGCGCCTTCATCCGCAACGGTATTTATAAGGGGTGAAAGCGGTACGGGCAAAGAGCTTGCGGCAAGGGCGATCCATTACAACAGCCTCCGAAAGACAAAGCCGTTCATCGCACTGAACTGCGCTTCCATACCTGAGAACCTTTTTGAGAGTGAACTCTTCGGTTACGAACCAGGCGCGTTCACCGGGGCCAACACGAGGAAAGAGGGCCTTTTTGAACTTGCAAACGGAGGCACTCTCTTTCTTGATGAGATCGGTGACCTGCCGCTTGTGACACAGTCAAAACTGTTGAGGGTCTTTCAGGATAAGGAGATACGCAGGATAGGCAGTAAAGTGACCATAAAGATCGATGTGAGGATAATAACCGCGACAAACAAGGATATGGAAAAGGAGATCGCGGCCGGCCATTTCAGGGAAGATATGTATTACAGGCTCAAGGTTGTAACGATTTATCTTCCGCCTCTAAGGGAGAGGATCGAAGATATTCCTGAACTTGTAGATTTTTTCCTGAAGAAATACAACAAGGAATTCGGCAAGAGAATAAAATCTGTGGAGCCTGCCGTTCTCAATGCTTTTTCGCGTTATCAATGGCCGGGCAATATAAGGCAGATAGAATCGGTTATTGAAAGGGCTGTGCTTATGAATGATACAGGGTCTATCAATCTGAGAGACATAAAAGGCGAACTTGAGTTTGTTGATAATAAAGAAAGTTCCGCTGCTTTTGATCTTCCGCCTGAGGGGATAAATTTTGAAAAGATGGAAAAAGAGCTTATCAGCAAGGCCATGGACAGGTCAGGCGGGGTGGCGTCAAAGGCTGCAAAGTTATTAGGGATGAGCTATAAGACATTTTTGTACAGGTTGGAAAAGCATAACATCGAAAGCGCTCCCTCCTGA